GCTGTGATGAACTGATGAAGCATGAGCATTATTATGCATTAACTCTTTTCTGTCCCTATCAGAACACACAGTACAGATGAAAGGTTATTCTATGCAGAGAGTTTTTAATAGTAATACATCCTTTACAGGAAATTACAAAGCTCAGGGAGCAGATGTTGAGCTCACACTACACTTGCTTTGGGCCACTTTGCAATAAAAGATAAGATGGCAAAAATAGAAGACTGCAAAGCAAGTCTGCAATGGCACTGACATATCAGTTAAGATGCTCTCTTTAAACAGATGCCATCTGCAGACTTTAGAAGTACCATTAAGCACATGCCAGCTCCTTTTCTACATCCTACTGGGTTAAGTACTAGTAGTTACAAGACAAAAACAACATTATTGGCTGCTTGTTATCAGCTCAGGGTTTTTATTCTCTGCCTTCTCAAAACCCAAACTATCACCCAACCCCACAGACATTAGGTGGTGGAAGTGCTCACTTCAGTTTTCAGACATGCAAttactgctgtgctgggagctaaACATCACCCTACAAGTTAAGCTTCTAAATTAATCTTGCATTCTCTGAGACAATTTGAACACACTGAATTTTGAGATGTCAGTAATCATCTTAAGTATTAGATGATTCATCTGTGGGAAATAAGTCGGGTCCCACATGCCTGGTTTCTCCATAACCTGTAGCACACCAGCAGCTGTGTTTGCAGGCCAAGATCAAAGCAGCAAACACATCACAAACCCAGCTGCCACCTCCCTGGGGTGGAAAGGGTGTTGATGTATCAGTGCAAACCACTGAGGAACACTGGAAGTTTCTCTGATGTCCTCAGGACCAAACTGCCACACAAAGCTCCACTCTTGTAACCCCATGCTGCCCTGAGCAGAGATTAAAACAATCCATTTTAAACACAGGTAAAATTGGCTGATAAATTAGGCAACCTGAATGAAATTGCATTTGTGAGGTGACACTGATATCTACAAACAGAGACATAAAATAGATTCCCTCGATCCCCAGGCAGGATTGCCCAAGCCTGGCACTCTAAAATGAAGTCTACCCACTTGCTTTACACACGCTTATCTATTTGAATTGCTTCATGTTTTTCCCCACAGTTTGTGAGAGCCTATAGAAACAAGACTGGTCTTTTCTTATaccttcccccttttttctttaggGCTAAGGTTTACACCTCACTCTCTGGAGGCAGTTTTGGCCTGTCTCCCTTTACACTGCTAACTGGGTTCCGTTCCTCATGAATTTATAGAGGTGTGAAACTAACCTTCTGTGTTTcacagctcctgccaacagcttTGCCTGAGAAAATTTGTTCTTGTTTTCCACTGACTTCATGGGCAATTTCTTCTCAGTTTCCTTCTTTGGGTCCATACTGACTCCCACTTTAGTGAGAGTGCTGTGAATTAAGGGTTAAGGATCAACTGGGAAGGAACGGGGAGAACAGACATTTCCTCCCTGATATATTTAGCCAGCTCTGCTGACAGCAGTGACCGAAGTTCATTCACATATTCTATCAAAATAAACTTATTTGTAATGACATTTAGCTGGTACCCTCAGCCAAAAGAGAAGATACTTCACCCTCTGGGGTCAGAGCTCTGTCAGGTACCAGGACCAGCTCTCCCATCCTGAAGAAGTCCAGGTAgcagcctgggagctgctgttcaGAAGCCAGAAAGGTGTAACACAAGACACCCAGCATCCATAAACATATCCACCATGCTTCCTTTTCCTAAAGGccttagaaaagcaaaaaaggtCAGGCTGGACCAAAACGAACAAACCAAACAGGCAATGCAGTACTTCCCCTTCCATGGGGATCAACACATTTGTAATTCAAATTTGCTGCTCCACACTCTAATCCTTACCAGAAAAGCTAAGTAGCAATATGTGCACTCACTTCCACTCCTCGAATCATCTTTTTGCTGAGCCCAGCAGATTTCAGCCTAGCAAGACAGAACAGTTccatttttttgggtttggtctTTAGCACTCTACCTTTTCAGCTCATCTCTCTGTAAGGGCCACCACGCTGCAACTGCTAGTCCGAGCACCAACCCCAAGAGGAAGGAGACAGACTGGTTAAGGGGGAATGTGGTCCAAGATTCACCCAAAAAGATTGCAACTGCACAGAAAAGCTGAGTAGATTTAAACAGTGTTAGCAAGGTGGAATGAAGCTGAAACCTATAATGACGTAGAGAAGCTTAAGCAGGTTTTCAGATGGGATAAGAAGGAGCTGGGTCTGTTTGTTACTAGGGCACACTCTACACACACTGAACACATCTCCTTATGGCAGCATCTGATAACAGTGTCCAGCTGTATCTGATGAAGGGGATCTGTCAAAGACCCTGTTTGTAGATGAGATGCCAGGAGAGTCACACAAAATTCTGCAAAAATTTTAACTGCACAGGCAAAGGCAAATTAACCTAATTTAAAAGCATGTTTATAAAGTCAAATCTAGTATTCTAACAGTTTCTCCTCCAACTACAATTCCACAAACTGGCATTTCACAGGTGCCCCAGTCACTGCAGACATATATTGGATAGTGAATTTCACATTGATGGCCCATATAATTGAAGCCAtagcttttttccccactgaacATTTACAAATCAAAAACTCTTACACTTTGCTTTGAAGTGACACACTCAGTCTCCAATCACTTTACAGTCAGGAACGTTCAGATGCCATTTCTTATTTGATTTTCCTAAGGATAAAGCAGTAACCCAGACCGCTCCTCACTTCAAGAGAAAGTCTTCTCAGCCCAAACCACTGTTCAATTTTATCTATTTTTGAGATGGCACAGGAGTGCCATCCTGTGGCTGTCCAGAGCCATCTGAAAGCTCCTTGCACCGAACACGGTTTGATGTTGCCACACAATTCTtccacacactgcagtgttcaACTTCCACATTTAGGTCCATTACCTTGTTATATTCTAAGCCTGGCTGAGGAACTCAaaggcttttcttttaaaagatacCAAATGACAGGCTTTAGCTTTCATCCAGGTGGCATTCTCCTAAAACTCCTCAACTAGAAAGGCACAGCACATTTTTAGTAGGTATTTTATACATCCTGCTGTCATTAGCAAATGTAATGCTATACCCAGCCAAGAAGTGTTCCCTCTCAGGAAGGCAACATTAGAAATAAACCTCTCAATCTTAAATATCAACTGCACTAAACAAGCTGTCCTTCAGTAAAGCCAGCTTCTTGGAGGGGAACTGTTCCTACATTTAGGTAGCAGTGAAGACAAAATCATCTTGTTCGCAAATACTTCTTGGaaatggcttaaaaaaaaattgtaaatctTTATCCAGACAGTGGGGTCTGGATAGGGTAAGGAACAAATGTAGTTGTTCatgcaggagaaagaaaaattcctATTCATCCATGCATATGAATCTCTTATGCTCAAGAGTACATTAAAATATTCCAAGGCATATTTATCCTGAAGATGTGTAATTTTGTGATTGTTCAACctgaaaaattaaggaaaaaaaaatctctgtacTTGAATATTATGCAGTTTTTACCATGAAATTCATGCCTCTGGGTAGCTTAAATTAGATGCTATACCAGGAAAAAGAGCAAATAATGAAACCCATTGGGTTGACATTCCTCTTATTAATTTGGAAGAGCACTTAAACAGTACCAATAGATGCAGCACATCTACCTAGTACACAGTGGGTTTTGTCACTGCAGTGATAAACCATTAGTAACAAACTGCAGAAGCAAAAAACACTTTTGCATCTCAGAACACCACCAAAAGTTTCGAACACAAACAATTAATTTTGCTCCGAGGCTGCTTGAAATATTATTGTTAAatagaaagaattttaaaaaggaaattaaatgggTAACATTTCTGATTTTCTCATGAGATGAGGTGACTACAGAACATTCTCCCTTCCTCCACCCCATCAGCAATAAGTTCTACAGTTTAATTTTTACAGCAGGACTTCGGATTCAGAGCCACCAATATTGCTAAGACTGAGGTAAGATGGCCTGAACATCTTGATCAGGCCATTCAGGGATCTGTGTGTTATGTGGCTAATTCAAGGCAACTCAAGATTCCCTCGGGGCTGGTATGGTTCACCCCAGATGTACGTGACATAACGAGAGCTGtcagctgctcccacagcccaGTCTTACACTGCACAACCCTGGATCAGCCAGCCCCGCGAGCAACCATCACTGAAACTAAATATATCCCATGAACATCCCATTATTAGATCCAGCAAATCAAGAAAATACTCCAAATGCATAAACTAACTGCAGCCTATTTCTGAGGTTAAAAAATTGCATCAGGATTGCTTTTTCATAAATGTATTCCTGAGCTAATTGAGATGCTCTTCACAGGACATGCTCCAAATAGTAAATCATTGACTAACACAAGGTAAGACCAATCTCTGTAGTATCAGCACTATTCAATTTTATTTGCTGACTGGTTTTGGTCACCTCCTTGTGTCCACAAAGTCTTTCATTTATACTAAAGCTTCCCTGAGAACTTGTGTCTTGTTCACCCATGACTCAAAAGCAATAGAGACAAAGAAACCATCAGATTCTGCATAGGTCCAGTAAACCTCAAAAAAGCAATATTTTGCTTTGCACAGAAATTCTCAAATCATTCCAACTTCCCTTGACTGGCACTAATTAGAGAGAAAAGGCATCCTATATGATTTTCTAGCATACCTTCAAGAAAATAAGGCATTTAACAGCCAAGCCAAATTGTCCTGCTCTTAGTCCTGCCTACAAGTGTCTATTACCCAAAGGAGCCAAGTCTCCATGGGCTTCTCCCAGAAGAAAGTCAGCATATTTGCACAGATGTATTTAATTTCCCATCCTGCAGGTATCAGCAAGGGAGAAAGTATCTAATACTTCAAGAAGAGTAACAGAGAGAGCAATTCAAACATTATTTCAAAATGTTAAAATCAGGCAATATATAACACAATAAAAAATTGTATTGtgtacaaatacaaaaattattatttaattttccctaagaagacaaaaggaaaatattagaaATAAGAGGCTGGTTTTTCTTTGTGTTCTCATTCTCTTTTTAGTGATGGTATTTCATGACCccaataacagaaaaaaaccaaaccacaaccaAAGCCCAAATAAATGgagaggggagaaggaaagaaaaatactaaaaaagtGGGAGTTGAGGGGGGAATATCAAACATTGCAGTGGTGTATCAAAGCTACAGTGAAACCATTAAACTTTGAAAGTGTATCATTATACACGTTCTGTAAAGTAgttttataaaaagaatatCAACTGACAGAACAAACTCCAGCCCACTCTTATCCTCCTCTAGGTAACCACCAGCCATTTTAGTGCAAAGGATATTCTGTATTCATTTAGTTctttcagctcttcttcccTTCGTTGCTTTTCTAGTAGCTCTTGCTGCCGAGAAACCTCATCAAGGAAATGCGTCTCATCTTCATCTAAGCCTCTTACCATATTTtctgaataaagaaaaaagaaatttgttgttttggtttcagACACCAAGTCTAAGTCTGTCTCCTCAGAATGTTCTTCAACCAACCAATAACTAAAAAAACCAGATTACTTCTTCCCTCAGAAATCTTGCCACAAAATAGGAAGTACATTTTCTTAGAGCAAACAATTAGTAGCTAATTAGTTTTAACAcctgttcaaaaaaaaaaaaagtagaaggaaGACAACTCCTAATTtccaaataaaaacaatttctttcaaaacatGCTACCCTACTTTAAGGAAAGTACATGCAGCAGGAAGGtcttttatttcctgttctGCAAATGTTCAGCATCTCTTGAGCACACGATTTAATTAGAATGACAATAAACAGCATGTTTTAGAAAGACAAAATCTTCCTGTTTGTAGTCACCATTAGAAATCTTAGCCCAAACATCACCTTTAGTCTTCATTAAAGTTGAATTCCATCTGAGGATTTTTAGGCTTTTACATGAAGTCACCATATTTTAACCTCCACCCACATTGGCAAGCCCCAGTCACTTTAAGGGCATTAAATTATCATTTACACTGATAATTAGCAAGCTTGTGTCTTTGACAGAAACGCTCTGGAAATCAATTATTATTTGAGGTTACTTTATAAAAGCCAATCCCTGCTCCTTCCAACTCACGCAGAGCTCATTCATAAATCTTTAAACAGTAACTCATAGCACTCACTACTACTGCTGAGGGCCCCCTCAGTGAGCAGAAGCAGTGAAACTTGGGACATTTTTTGAAGCAAGTGACAcgaattaatttcattttctgcctGCCTCATCTGCAAACTAAGAGGAGCAGCCACTGAGGTCCTTTGAGCTGAGGTTTTATTGAGGTTCCCTCCCAGGCACTCCGCAGTAGGTTTTGTTCTCCAGGTTAGCTGGTATCAAATATTCTGCTGTGGTTGCCTTCAAAGCAGAAGTGGGTTTACTTCTCAGGGCTGCTTCCCATTCCAGTACTTGGTTTAGCAAAGGAAAGCTGTTGCAGATCTAATATAACCGGGCAAGAAAAACTATTAATTTAGACAGTTATTAGAATCCCTTCCCATTCAGGCTGACAGCAGTCAGGTTTTGGGTGGCTCCTTGGACAAGAATTGCTTAGTCATGTCACCAAAAATGACTGGGATCAAAAGTTTACTGAAGTTAACTATAAACTCTCCAGTTGGAAAGAATCCTGTAGGCCCAGTTGGAGACTTAAATGCATTAATGCTGCTATCTGTATTTTCCACTTTTCAAAGGGCTTTTCTATAAAACCAGAAATTCAAACATCAAGAGAAATTAGGTTCCCATTTCATTAGAAGAGTCAAACATCCACTTTTGAAGAATCAAAACAATGTAAATTTACTTCTTCCAAATCATAATCTTAACTCTCAAATCACTTTCAGTCAAATAATTATGGCTTGAAAATGGAATAGCTGCTCTAACAGGATTTCTTTAATTGATTCAAGCAGATGTGTTAAAGCATGAATTCAATAGTCATAAAACCACAATACACTTCCACTTTTCCATGAATTGCTATCAAGTTTGGTTGGTTTctgtttgatttgatttgattttacATGCAATATAAGCCTAGTATTCAACACTTTACAGGAATGCAGCCTTGTAACTGCAAACACCTTTTGAGTTTTGCACGTGTGCAGTGCTGCCTCAGTATCCAGAACACATTCCTTTAAGATGAAGTATTCAATAATACTCTCCTGAAGCCtttgtttccctctcagagAGGGAGACAAGACACACAGATATGTCCTTTTGTCAGAAGTTGTGCATGCAACACATGCAGTTTGCTGCTGGTGCTTACTGAATTTAAATTGCTCCTCAAActcctgctgcttcttttctctctgttccTGGAGCCTTTCATACAACGACCGTGGGTCATATGCCTCCTCTGGGCATTCTGAAAGGAACAAATCAGGATGGGAGACCAGACGTTAGAAACACTCCGTTTCTTCATGTAAAAACCTTTTGAAATTATAGAATACAAGccattcctttttatttctatttcccaCAAAAGTGAAATATTCTCAGATCTTCTTCCTGTAACTATAAAAATTTATCCCATACCTTTTGGATCCTCAGGTTTTCGGACCTTTTCCCATTCCTCTTGCCTTCTCTTTCGTCGCTCCTCTAGCTCTGCTTCAGATACAAACCTCTTGTTAATCACAAGGTCAGCAGTACCATCTCCTCCATCCATTGTGGAATAGTGTCTCCTAAAAACACAATATGAAAGACATCAGGAGTCTGATTATGCTTTCCAATGAGTGAAACATTACTGAACATCCTGATAAACAGACCTGCTGCCCTTACAATAACTTCAGTTCTCTAAAGAACACTTCATAGTAAGCACTGAGACACCAACTCACTGCATAACTGCTAAGACTAATAAGCATCATCTATAACTCctcctttattcttttttcattattacATCTTTCCTGCTAGTTGTCTACCTCTGTTTTTCTGAAAGTCGTATTTTAATGGATTTACTTTGCttaaataaatactaaaaatcACCTACACTCccattcttttatttctgttcttccACGTCTCAGTTCGGAAGAGAAATAAAGTGAGAGCGAAACATCAAATCCCAAGTTCTTTTTGCCCAACCTATGAAAATTTGAGAAAGCTTGCCTGTTTTCAGTTGTTgaatgcatgtatttataaGTGATTAATAGTGAGATTTCAGAAATTAGCAACTGTTCTGGTTTTGGCAGGGACAGAATTAAACTTCTTAGTAGCTAATACAGCTCTGTGGTTTGGATTTAGTGTGACAGTAACATTGATAACACTTGCAGTTTTAGTTGTTGCTCAGTAATGCTTTAAGTCAAGGACTCCTCAGTGTCTCATGAGGAGCTCCTCAGTGAGGAGCtacacaagaagctgggagggagcatggccaggacagctgtcccgaactggccaaagggatattccatagaACCGTgtccagtatataaactggggggagcTGGCTGGGATTTGCTGATCActcttcaaggacaggctgagtACTGGGTGGTGAGCAACTATATTGAGAATCACTTGCTTGTCTTGGGtttactcctctgtctcctcttcACTGCTGTTACTATTGTTAGTTTACAATCAATACTATTAGTATTAatactgtatttattttgtttccattATCAAACTGTTCTGATCTCAACCCCTGACATTTATTTCTCCCTGTTCTCCTCCCTGatgaggcagggcagggagggagcaacTCTGAGGTGCTCAATAGCAACTCATCTCTCCATCCTCAAaaacctcctgcagctccctggagccccagggagagctgagctgggacaggctgtgctcagggctgtcGGGGTTACCTGGAGTTCAACCAGTGAGTGAGAGAGGGAATTCCCCAAGGCTAAAACAGAGCTTGGGTTAGAGAATGAGCAGCACTTCCCCTGGAGAGAGCACAGCCCCTTCCCACACGGTGCAGCCACCCCCTCTTCTTCAAGATTTCAATACGAGGTGCAGGGTAAGAAGCTCCAAGTAGTCGACTTAACAAGGAGACTTGTCTTGACACCCATAAGCCCAGGATGAAACAAACTGCTTCTTTAAGTCCTAGGCATCTCCTTTCAGAATCATTCTGCCAGCTCCATACTACACAATGAAGCCCTAATGCCTTTGTTTCAAGCCTGTACATCAAAACTGTACACAGAAGTACAACACGAAAACAACTAACAGAGCTGTTCATTTAAAGACATGCtaacttttttctattttattatcTCCCTGATATAACTGCAGCAAGTTAAGGACTACAGATGACTGCTCACAGTTCTGCCAAGTACTATTAATTTGGGATCTCACCCTGTCCGCATTTCAGCACGGAAGAGATCCCAGAACAGTTGCTCCTCAAGGAGGAAGGGATGCAGTAGCCCAAATAAGGGAAGAAACCTGTTTATCATCCTTCCTTCATACCACAAGGAATCACTCCTGCAGGAAGCCCAGAAATCCTTACAAAAACCGATACTTTTATGGGGTATTGTTTCttacaaaaaatcaaaaattgaGGTCTCAGGAGAAATCCAGGTTAGAGCACTGGACAAATTTTTGTTACAGCAGGATGCATTCTTAAGGTGGGTGTTATCAAAAGAAGTTAAGACAAAAGGATTCTCTTAATAGCTGGCAACAGGAAGGACAGATCTAGGGCTggtgattttctctttttttaacttttctttcttttttaatatctaacaaaaaaatccaccctAAGACAAGTCCACTTTCCAGACAGCATGGAACACTCACTCTTTGAGTGTAATTTCTGAAGGTGGTTCAAGCTGGAAACCTACAGAGAAGATAAAAATTGAATCTCACTGCTGAGTACAGGTCCTGATCACAAGGGAGCTTTCCTATCCAAGTGCTGCCTAAACGACATAATTTATTTCTCCACTTGTGTCATCTCAACCCATATACTTAAGAGAGGAAACAAAAGGTTCCAATACAGTGGTGATAGACAGTAATAAAACCAAACTGAGAGACAGGGATTCTACAAGAACATAGTATATCCTCTGGGGACTAAAGCCTTCAGCAGCAAACCACCTGGATCAGTCAGTTCACTTAGACAGTATATTTTAAGATACATGAAGTGGATTAGGGTTTAATTATGGCCTGAGATGCAGCAATGGTATTTTCAATACTGTCCTGAAAACTCGTGTCTGATACTGACAACCCCATCTTGGGGCACAGGGatgtgggaggaaaaaaaaaccatcaagCAGCATCATACTAAAGTTTGCTTACACTTACAAAGTTTGCTACTTGCTATATTCTTTGCCCTCTCCCATCTGaagcaaacacacacaaaccagACCCAACATAAAAACATGTACTTGGCAACTTTCCCCTGTTTATCTGTGTTTTCGTCTAGTGACTGTATTCTAGGGCTATGCTGTCACTGCAAATGACAGAAGTTTGTCACAGCTGCAGACTGCAGGGTTTTATACTACCAGATGGTAACACCCCCAGAAtcaaaaaacctcccaaactTTACAGCCCTTGCCACCACCTAGGCTCGAACATGTGTAGAGCAGCGACGGTGTCTTGGGTACCCGTGTGCAGCTTCCAATACATTCAGCCCCCATTAAATAACAAAGATTACTTTACCTACTCATTTCATCAACCCACCACTGAACCAACTCGGGCAGCGCTCCCCGCACCCCCGCAGCACATCAAATAACGCGCTGCGTGCCga
This region of Aphelocoma coerulescens isolate FSJ_1873_10779 chromosome 11, UR_Acoe_1.0, whole genome shotgun sequence genomic DNA includes:
- the PSME3IP1 gene encoding PSME3-interacting protein, with the translated sequence MDGGDGTADLVINKRFVSEAELEERRKRRQEEWEKVRKPEDPKECPEEAYDPRSLYERLQEQREKKQQEFEEQFKFKNMVRGLDEDETHFLDEVSRQQELLEKQRREEELKELNEYRSTLTKVGVSMDPKKETEKKLPMKSVENKNKFSQAKLLAGAVKHRSSDGGNSVKRLKLDTDHDEKNQEKPSCVPLGSSSVGGSTVHCPSAAVCIGILPGLGAYSGSSDSESSSDSEGTINSTGKIVSSVFRGNSFFDGP